CGCTAGCCCGGCGCTCGAGGCCCCGCGTCAGGCCAGAGCTCGGCCCCCGTCCTCCCCGTCTGCCTCCGCTCTTCTGCCTGCCCCGAGCGCCGGGTATCTTCGGAGAGCCCAAGACCCCGGCCGGCCTGCGAGCGCGCGGGCCAGCGAACCTTGGCCGCGCCGCACGCCGCCGTCCCGCGCTCGCCCTCCGGGTcgcccgcccgccggcccggCTGGGACTCCCGCTCGGGGTAGGCTTCCCAACTGAACCCGGAGTCCCCCCTGAACCCTGCTCTGACCCGCAGCGAGCGCCGCGACTCCGGAGGGAGGGGCGCTAGGCCGAGGGGGCGGAGCCGAGAGGTCACGTGGACGGCGCCGGAAGTGGTGGACTGTGCCGCCGCGCCGGAAGTGGCGCGCGGCTGGCCAGCTCCTCATGGCGGCGGCGGGCAGCGGCTTGGGCGCGGCGCGGAGGTGACTGACCTGAGCTGCGAGCCTGGCGGGCGTGCGCCGAGCCCCGGCCCGGCCTCCGCGTGCCCCCGGGCTCCGCACGCCTGATGCTGTGCGGACGCTGAGTCCGCCCCGGCCGGACTAACGATGGTGAAGTATTTCCTGGGCCAGAGCGTGCTCCGAAGTTCCTGGGACCAAGTATTCGCTGCCTTTTGGCAGCGATACCCGAATCCCTATAGGTACGTGACTCTGGGAAGAGCAACCCCCGGCACCATCTCCGCCCTGTCGAGATCGAAGTGCGGGCGATCCCCCCAAGTAATGGGGCTAAGGGGAACCGCGGATCGAGGCCGACATAGGGCTTTCCGGAATCGTGACCGCCTTAAGGGCAGCAGGCCTTATCTAGGAAGTGGCCGGGCCGGACTCGGAAggccctgggaggtggctgggcctgggcactGGTTTGCCAAGGCCCTCTCTGTGGACGTTGGGACGGGAAGAGACGGCCGCACGGGCCCTGGGAGGGATCTTGGGGCTGCAAGTCAGGCACTTGCCCATGGGTCTGCCCGTGCAGGAAGTCACGAGGCCCCGCCCTGCCgggaagccaggaatccaggtcAGTGAGGTAGGGCAGCAGTTGGAATTTGCCCTGGGATAGTCTGAGCCACAGCCCAGATCACTGGGCGAGATTGCAGGGGTGGCGCgctgggcagggctgccccaAGTGGGAACCCCAACGGGGAGCTTCCCTGGGGGCAGGTTCCCGATGGTCACCTGCACTCTGACACCTGCAGCAAACATGTCTTGACTGAAGACATAGTCCACCGGGAGGTGACCCCTGACCGGAAGCTCCTGTCCCGTCGACTCCTGACCAAGACTAACAGGATGCCCCGCTGGGCAGAGCGACTATTTCCTGCCAATGTTGCTCACTCGGTGTACATCCTGGAGGACTCTATAGTGGACCCACAGAATAAGACCATGACCACCTTCACCTGGAACATCAACCACGCCCGGCTGATGGTGAGACCTCCCCGgggcccctacccccaccccccgaaGCACACTGCTCAGGAGCAGGTGGCTAGGGAACCGAGGCAGATTCCTGAGGACCGGGTGGCCcggagcctgccctgcccctgccctgactCAGCCGTGCCCTGGGGGAGAGGCACCTGTTTCAGGAAACTGCGTGACGCGCCTTTGGGTGGGGCCTGCAGGAGTGATGCTGAGGGTGGGCGTCCATCAGATGGCGGCCTTGCGTGCACCTCGGGGAGCGGCTATGGCCCcttgctccactttctttttttttttttttctttcaagattcatttttttttatctgaaaggcagagttccatctgctagttcagtccctaactggccgcgatggctggggctgggccagtctgaagtcaggagcccagagttgcttccaggtctcccctcccaagtgcaggggcccaaacgcttgggccatcttctgctgctttcccaggcgcattagcagggagctggatcagaagtggagcagccggactcgaactggtgctccgatATGAAATGCAAGTGTCacaggtgacttaacccactgcgccacaacgtccccaccccctgccccacaccaCTCCCACTCACTCCAGAAGTGTCTTCCTCATCTGATGGGAGTGCTCCAGAGATTGTGGGAAACATCACCTGTGCTCTCTTGCCCGTGGCTTGAGAATCATTCTACAGCGTCTCCGCTGGCCAGTGCATGCCGGGAGGGCTCCTGCAGAGCTATTGCGGGCACCAAGCAAAGCCCCTGTGTACGGCACCCAGCACTGGTGCCCACGTGCAGCGTGTGAACACCCTGAAAGCTTCAGAGAATCCCCCTCCCCAGCTTGTTTTCTCAGCTCACTTACCCAGTCTGCAAAGAGGGAAGTGAGGGCCAGAGAGGGGAAGTGTCCTGCCGGGCTGCGGTGAGCGCGGCCGCACTGTATCCCGCTTTCTGGGCTCCTGCCCGGTGACCGCGGGGGCCCATCTGGCAGGGGGGTGCTCTTTCCGAGGAGGCCGCAGTCGGCGGGAGCCAGGCTGCACACCCCGTACGCGTCGAGGCATAAAGGCTCCCGACACCCAGGGGTGTGGCCGCCTGGTCCCCCGACCCTGGCTGGGGATGCGCCATGGGGAGGAACCTATTTTCACACCGGTACTTCTCAGACTGATGCTGGCGTTGGTAAAGTGAGAGACTCCGTGGTTGTGGTTGGTCTGACTCCCCACACAGATGGTGGAGGAGCGATGTGTTTACTGTGTGAACTCAGACAACAGCGGCTGGACTGAAATCCGCCGGGAAGCCTGGGTCTCCTCCAGCTTGTTTGGCGTCTCCAGAGCGGTTCAGGTGAGTAGTTGTCAGCGGGGCTGTGGGGCCCGGGCCTCTGCCGTCCGAGCCGGCTTCTAGGATCCTCCCCTTGTCTCTTGCCAGGAATTTGGTCTTGCCCGCTTCAAAAGCAATGTGACCAAGACTATGAAGGGCTTTGAGTACATCTTGGCCAAGCTGCAAGGTGAGAGCTCGGGGCAGCCCCTTGGGAGCCTGGgccggaggcgggggggggggtgtccaccCTCTGTACCTAAAGCCGGCCCTGGCCTTCGCTGCAGGTGAGGCCCCTTCCAAGACGCTTGTTGAGACAGCCAAGGAAGCCACGGAGAAGGCCAAGGAGACGGCGCTGGCAGCTACGGAAAAGGCCAAGGACCTGGCCAACAAGGCCGCCACCaagaagcagcagcaacagcagcagttcGTGTAGCCAGTCTGGCCCTGCTGGGACCCAGGCCCTCCCCAGCGCTGCCACTGCACCCCACACAGTGCGCTCagccccccacccgccccctcCTGTGtactttattattaaaaatcCACTTCCAGCCCTCTCTGCTGTTTGGGGGTGGGTGTCAGCCGCGTCCGAGCCCGGGCGGCTGCTGGCAGAGGTGCAGGGATCAGTGGCGGGGAAACATGACAGACtgtaagctccatgagggcagggcTCGGTTCTGTCCTCCGATGTGTCCCA
Above is a genomic segment from Oryctolagus cuniculus chromosome 6, mOryCun1.1, whole genome shotgun sequence containing:
- the PRELID1 gene encoding PRELI domain-containing protein 1, mitochondrial isoform X1 — its product is MVKYFLGQSVLRSSWDQVFAAFWQRYPNPYSKHVLTEDIVHREVTPDRKLLSRRLLTKTNRMPRWAERLFPANVAHSVYILEDSIVDPQNKTMTTFTWNINHARLMMVEERCVYCVNSDNSGWTEIRREAWVSSSLFGVSRAVQDPPLVSCQEFGLARFKSNVTKTMKGFEYILAKLQGEAPSKTLVETAKEATEKAKETALAATEKAKDLANKAATKKQQQQQQFV
- the PRELID1 gene encoding PRELI domain-containing protein 1, mitochondrial isoform X2 translates to MVKYFLGQSVLRSSWDQVFAAFWQRYPNPYSKHVLTEDIVHREVTPDRKLLSRRLLTKTNRMPRWAERLFPANVAHSVYILEDSIVDPQNKTMTTFTWNINHARLMMVEERCVYCVNSDNSGWTEIRREAWVSSSLFGVSRAVQEFGLARFKSNVTKTMKGFEYILAKLQGEAPSKTLVETAKEATEKAKETALAATEKAKDLANKAATKKQQQQQQFV